One region of Agrobacterium tumefaciens genomic DNA includes:
- a CDS encoding Gfo/Idh/MocA family protein: protein MKVGIIGLGFRLGYLGYVFHEIDKDFEIVGYVDPAPAGLPGLEEKGISAGKAYDSPEALIAGETFDLLMIGSPNHMHLEHIRIGLEAGCTIFSEKPIVVSIEESLELARLLNKHGHERLLVGLVLRYSPLYRDLRAAQAEGKLGDVVSIEASEHIPPYHGAFFMRDWRRYENYSGSFMLEKCCHDLDLYNGVVGARPRFVSSFGGRKSFTPANAPQNDGINDMEVYHRKPSGWMGSDKVFDSDGDIIDYQTAIVEYENGASLAFHTNLNVPDDFRRFCVIGAKGMAEGDFVRGFLNVHNARTNEKTVAKTYSAATVLSQHYGADEQMAEDVINHVVKGTPLPVSALDAIEAGILALAMDEARHGRKVVDLKPVWEEYDLALHGQLKSPAVKSA, encoded by the coding sequence ATGAAGGTGGGAATTATCGGACTCGGATTCCGTCTCGGTTATCTGGGCTACGTTTTTCACGAGATCGACAAGGATTTCGAGATCGTCGGTTATGTCGATCCTGCCCCGGCCGGTCTGCCGGGTCTTGAGGAAAAGGGCATTTCGGCTGGCAAGGCCTATGACAGCCCCGAGGCGCTGATTGCCGGCGAGACATTCGACCTTTTGATGATCGGCTCACCGAACCATATGCATCTGGAGCATATCCGCATCGGGCTTGAAGCCGGTTGCACCATCTTCTCGGAAAAACCCATCGTCGTCAGCATCGAGGAAAGCCTCGAACTCGCCCGGTTGCTCAACAAGCATGGACATGAGCGGCTGCTGGTCGGTCTGGTCCTGCGTTACTCGCCGCTTTACCGCGATCTGCGCGCCGCGCAGGCCGAAGGCAAGCTGGGTGACGTCGTCTCCATCGAGGCTTCGGAACATATCCCGCCCTATCATGGCGCGTTCTTCATGCGCGACTGGCGGCGTTACGAGAACTATTCCGGCTCCTTCATGCTGGAAAAATGCTGCCACGACCTCGATCTCTATAATGGCGTGGTGGGTGCCCGGCCGCGTTTCGTGTCGAGCTTTGGCGGGCGCAAGAGCTTCACGCCTGCAAATGCTCCGCAAAATGACGGCATCAACGACATGGAAGTCTACCATCGCAAACCGAGCGGCTGGATGGGTTCCGACAAGGTTTTCGACAGCGACGGTGATATCATCGACTACCAGACCGCGATCGTCGAATATGAAAATGGCGCATCGCTCGCCTTCCATACCAATCTGAACGTTCCCGACGATTTCCGCCGTTTCTGCGTCATCGGCGCCAAGGGCATGGCCGAGGGCGATTTCGTGCGCGGCTTCCTGAACGTGCACAATGCCCGCACCAACGAAAAGACCGTTGCCAAGACCTATTCGGCGGCAACCGTGCTCTCCCAGCATTATGGCGCTGATGAGCAGATGGCCGAGGACGTGATCAACCATGTCGTCAAGGGGACGCCCCTGCCGGTTTCCGCGCTCGATGCGATCGAGGCCGGTATTCTGGCGCTCGCCATGGACGAGGCGCGCCATGGCCGCAAGGTGGTCGATCTCAAGCCGGTGTGGGAGGAATATGATCTGGCACTCCACGGGCAGTTGAAGTCGCCCGCCGTGAAATCGGCTTAA
- a CDS encoding carbohydrate ABC transporter permease, whose translation MTDKNAMINRYRWYEIVGIYCGIAVFLTFVLAPFVEGFLVSLKPLSLLFSSPYKFWPENGSFEAYRTMWVSVPGFARYVFNSFFISTISTIIVLLLVVPASYAFARFQFRGRGQLLGAFLAINMFSGAVLLIPLYRLMRNMGVLNTYLAMIIPGAAFLIPTAIWLLRTYMLRIPRELEEAAYVDGASYFYTFRRVILPLAMPGIAVVSITTFIGAYAQQFIFALTFNSKTEYMPLPIGLFAYFGRQEVVWNELMAASFVGIAPAMVVIFFMQRYLVSGLTAGAVK comes from the coding sequence ATGACCGACAAAAATGCGATGATCAACCGTTACAGATGGTATGAGATCGTCGGGATTTATTGCGGCATCGCCGTATTCCTGACCTTCGTGCTGGCGCCGTTTGTCGAAGGGTTTCTGGTTTCGCTGAAACCGCTCAGCCTGCTTTTTTCGTCACCGTACAAGTTTTGGCCGGAAAACGGCTCCTTCGAAGCTTATCGGACCATGTGGGTTAGCGTTCCCGGCTTTGCCCGCTACGTCTTCAACTCCTTCTTCATCTCGACAATATCGACGATCATCGTTCTGCTTCTGGTGGTGCCGGCGTCCTATGCTTTCGCGCGGTTCCAGTTTCGCGGTCGCGGGCAATTGCTCGGCGCGTTTCTGGCGATCAACATGTTCTCCGGTGCGGTGCTTTTGATCCCGCTTTACCGGCTGATGCGCAATATGGGCGTCCTGAACACCTATCTGGCGATGATCATTCCCGGCGCCGCCTTTTTGATCCCCACTGCCATCTGGCTTTTGCGAACCTACATGCTGCGCATTCCGCGCGAACTGGAAGAGGCGGCCTATGTGGACGGCGCGAGCTATTTCTATACCTTCCGCCGGGTGATCCTGCCGCTTGCGATGCCTGGCATCGCCGTCGTGTCCATCACCACCTTCATCGGTGCTTATGCGCAGCAGTTCATCTTCGCGCTCACCTTCAATTCCAAGACCGAATATATGCCGCTGCCCATCGGCCTGTTTGCCTATTTCGGTCGTCAGGAAGTCGTCTGGAATGAGTTGATGGCGGCCAGCTTCGTCGGCATTGCGCCGGCCATGGTCGTCATCTTCTTCATGCAACGCTATCTCGTCAGCGGGCTTACCGCCGGCGCGGTGAAATAA
- a CDS encoding SDR family oxidoreductase, which yields MQDRKDQVAVVTGAAGDIGRAIAAALSESHAKVVLVDIDPDAVSNALSLLSGSAFVSKTCDVTDPQDLARLALEVAELGDVATLVNNAGAARAVSLHDTTAEIWRKDNALNLEAPFLCFRAFEDALKRTQGSVINITSVNGMAVFGHPAYSAAKAGLIHLTKLIAVEYGKFGIRSNAVAPGTVRTQAWEARAAVNPQVFEEAKHWYPLQRIVRPEDVANAVAFLAGPQAAAISGVCLPVDCGLTAGQAPLARTFSQSEHY from the coding sequence ATGCAGGACAGGAAAGACCAGGTCGCCGTCGTAACGGGCGCGGCGGGCGACATCGGCCGGGCAATTGCCGCGGCGCTTTCTGAAAGCCACGCGAAGGTGGTGTTGGTGGATATCGATCCCGACGCCGTTTCCAATGCGCTTTCCCTGCTTTCCGGTTCCGCCTTCGTTTCGAAAACCTGCGACGTCACCGATCCGCAGGATCTTGCAAGGCTGGCCTTGGAGGTTGCGGAGCTGGGTGATGTCGCCACCCTCGTCAACAATGCTGGTGCTGCAAGGGCCGTCAGCCTGCACGACACGACCGCAGAGATATGGCGCAAGGACAATGCCCTTAACTTGGAAGCACCGTTTCTCTGCTTCAGGGCTTTCGAGGACGCGCTTAAGCGCACGCAAGGGTCTGTCATCAATATCACCTCCGTCAACGGCATGGCTGTGTTCGGCCATCCCGCCTATAGCGCGGCAAAGGCAGGCTTGATCCATCTGACGAAGCTGATCGCTGTCGAATATGGAAAATTCGGCATCCGTTCCAATGCTGTTGCTCCAGGAACCGTGCGCACGCAGGCTTGGGAAGCGCGGGCGGCAGTCAATCCTCAGGTCTTCGAGGAAGCGAAGCACTGGTATCCGTTGCAGCGCATCGTGAGGCCTGAGGATGTCGCCAACGCCGTCGCTTTTCTAGCCGGGCCACAGGCAGCGGCCATCAGCGGCGTGTGCCTGCCGGTGGATTGCGGCCTGACGGCAGGGCAGGCGCCGCTCGCCCGCACTTTCTCACAATCCGAACACTACTGA
- a CDS encoding beta-N-acetylhexosaminidase — translation MALAQFRLENSWHPLEDSASGGFTFTLFNLSSEPVKDFRIVYTSLTRTIDKPVCGNAVYLRRNANFHEFAPPRGFVLEAGKSWRFTVDGLLRPARHRTDGAKSAYISLADGTHRAVDVADLMLDGLHSEPAPALLPEGKLDLPFAIQPWPAEIDAAPGEDFPVALFPTEEAGKEEVLAVETVSSLFRRLFAVGHVPFSLAPVHEGKPLRFKQHSGLEAEGYRLSFSDDAVVVEYSAAAGLQYGLTVLAQLLHGARTDTKFRFPVSGTIADAPRYSWRGCHLDVSRQFYPTGDVVRLIDILAWLRMNRFHWHLTDDEAWRLEIKAYPLLTTVGATRGPDAPLLPQLGNGAEPVSGYYSQDDVRMVVAHAAALNIEIVPEVDIPGHSTAALVAYPELTDGQEAPDSYRSVQGYPNNALNPAIEPTYEFLGKIFDEMVELFPSRLIHIGGDEVADGSWLASPLAKSLMEKEGLDGTFGIQSYFMKRIQGMLHERGRQLAGWDEVSHGGGVDPSGTLLMAWQKPEVGLELAKQGYDVVMTPGQAYYLDMVQDEAWQEPGASWAGTVPPSHTYAYEAVGEFPEELKERMKGVQACIWSEHFLNRAYFNHLVFPRLPAIAEAAWTPKAQKDWLRFSAIVRLSPVY, via the coding sequence ATGGCGCTCGCACAATTTCGTCTCGAAAACTCATGGCATCCGCTCGAAGATTCCGCATCGGGTGGCTTCACCTTCACCCTGTTCAATCTTTCCAGCGAGCCGGTGAAGGATTTCCGGATCGTCTATACGTCGCTGACGCGGACCATCGACAAGCCCGTCTGCGGCAACGCCGTCTATCTGCGCCGCAATGCCAATTTCCATGAATTTGCGCCGCCACGGGGTTTTGTGCTGGAAGCCGGGAAATCGTGGCGTTTCACCGTTGACGGCCTGCTCAGGCCTGCCCGCCATCGCACAGACGGTGCGAAATCCGCCTATATCAGCCTTGCCGACGGCACACATCGCGCGGTTGATGTCGCTGACCTGATGCTTGACGGGCTCCATAGCGAGCCGGCGCCAGCCCTGCTTCCCGAAGGAAAGCTCGATCTGCCCTTCGCCATCCAGCCCTGGCCTGCAGAAATCGATGCCGCGCCGGGCGAAGACTTCCCCGTCGCACTCTTCCCGACCGAAGAGGCAGGCAAGGAAGAAGTGCTTGCGGTGGAAACTGTTTCGTCGCTGTTCCGGAGGCTTTTTGCCGTTGGTCACGTGCCTTTCAGCCTCGCGCCTGTTCATGAGGGCAAACCGCTTCGTTTCAAGCAACATAGCGGTCTGGAAGCGGAAGGTTATCGCCTGTCTTTCTCTGATGACGCCGTCGTCGTGGAATATTCGGCCGCTGCAGGTCTGCAATACGGCCTGACTGTGCTCGCGCAATTGCTGCACGGCGCGCGCACCGATACCAAATTCCGTTTCCCGGTTTCAGGCACCATCGCCGATGCGCCGCGTTACAGCTGGCGCGGTTGCCATCTGGATGTCTCGCGACAATTCTATCCGACCGGTGATGTCGTGCGGCTGATCGACATTCTTGCATGGCTGCGCATGAACCGGTTCCATTGGCACCTGACGGATGACGAGGCCTGGCGTCTCGAAATCAAGGCCTACCCGCTGCTGACGACAGTCGGCGCGACGCGCGGCCCGGATGCGCCGCTTCTGCCGCAGCTCGGCAATGGGGCTGAGCCGGTTTCCGGTTATTACTCGCAGGATGATGTTCGCATGGTCGTCGCGCATGCGGCGGCACTGAACATCGAAATCGTGCCGGAGGTCGATATTCCCGGCCACAGCACGGCAGCTCTCGTTGCCTATCCGGAGCTGACGGATGGGCAGGAAGCGCCGGACAGCTATCGCTCCGTACAGGGCTATCCCAACAATGCGCTCAATCCCGCCATCGAGCCGACCTATGAATTCCTTGGCAAGATATTCGACGAGATGGTGGAGCTTTTCCCCTCGCGGCTGATTCATATCGGCGGCGACGAGGTAGCAGATGGCTCCTGGCTTGCCTCGCCGCTTGCCAAGTCGTTGATGGAAAAGGAAGGCCTCGACGGCACATTCGGTATCCAGTCCTATTTCATGAAACGTATTCAGGGGATGCTGCATGAGCGCGGCCGCCAGCTTGCCGGCTGGGATGAAGTTTCGCATGGCGGCGGCGTCGATCCCTCGGGAACATTGCTGATGGCCTGGCAGAAGCCGGAAGTTGGCCTGGAGCTTGCAAAGCAGGGCTATGACGTCGTGATGACGCCGGGACAGGCCTATTATCTCGACATGGTGCAGGATGAAGCCTGGCAGGAGCCGGGCGCAAGCTGGGCCGGCACCGTTCCGCCGTCGCATACATATGCTTACGAGGCAGTCGGTGAGTTCCCCGAGGAATTGAAGGAGCGAATGAAAGGCGTTCAGGCCTGCATCTGGTCCGAGCATTTCCTCAATCGCGCCTATTTCAACCATCTGGTTTTCCCGAGACTGCCCGCCATTGCCGAGGCGGCGTGGACGCCGAAAGCGCAGAAGGACTGGCTGCGTTTCTCCGCCATCGTCCGCTTGAGCCCGGTCTATTGA
- a CDS encoding carbohydrate ABC transporter permease, with amino-acid sequence MDAKRSAVIFAWLLLLPALLYITVIVAYPLVDTFILSFTDASLKKTTNWVGFINYEKIFNETFAGVITRTFIWTFFSVSIKMIIGTFGAVLLNSAVPGRALFRILTMPPWIVPMAIGIFMWGWMYNGQFGMISGVLQNLGLVDGPVAFLAYGSTAFWATIITDVWIGVPMVTLYLLAAIQAIPQDLYEAAWTDGASRTYRFRRITLPLMLPAMITMSMISLISTFNSFDIIWILTQGGPTGQTTTMIIDTYKTAIGSYKYGEGAARAVLICIFLSIFTYFYFRITSRISQETSR; translated from the coding sequence ATGGATGCGAAACGCAGCGCGGTCATCTTTGCCTGGCTTCTTCTTTTGCCGGCGCTTTTATACATCACTGTTATTGTTGCTTATCCGCTCGTCGATACCTTCATCCTGTCTTTCACGGACGCGTCGTTGAAAAAGACGACGAACTGGGTGGGTTTCATCAATTACGAGAAGATCTTCAACGAGACTTTCGCCGGGGTCATCACGCGGACCTTTATCTGGACGTTCTTTTCCGTCTCGATAAAGATGATCATCGGCACCTTCGGTGCGGTGTTGCTGAATTCGGCCGTTCCCGGTCGGGCCCTGTTTCGCATCCTGACGATGCCGCCATGGATCGTGCCGATGGCTATCGGCATCTTCATGTGGGGCTGGATGTATAACGGCCAGTTCGGCATGATTTCCGGTGTTCTCCAGAACCTTGGCCTGGTGGACGGTCCAGTCGCCTTCCTCGCCTATGGCAGCACGGCTTTCTGGGCGACCATCATCACCGACGTATGGATCGGCGTGCCGATGGTGACGCTTTATCTGCTGGCGGCAATTCAGGCCATTCCGCAAGATCTTTACGAGGCAGCCTGGACCGACGGCGCCAGCCGCACCTACCGCTTCCGCCGCATCACGTTGCCGCTGATGCTGCCGGCCATGATTACCATGTCGATGATCTCGCTGATTTCGACCTTCAATTCCTTCGACATCATCTGGATCCTGACACAGGGCGGACCGACGGGCCAGACGACGACCATGATCATCGACACCTACAAGACGGCGATCGGTTCCTACAAATACGGTGAGGGCGCGGCGCGTGCAGTGCTGATCTGCATCTTCCTGTCCATATTCACCTACTTCTACTTCCGCATCACCAGCCGTATCTCGCAGGAGACCAGCCGATGA
- a CDS encoding ABC transporter ATP-binding protein translates to MGQLYLNNVRKNYGHFEVIKGVQLDIRDGEFVVFVGPSGCGKSTLLRMIAGLEDISAGDIVINGVKVNDLPPVRRGIAMVFQSYALYPHMTVFENIAFPLRVEKMEEGKIKEKVEAVAKILQLDQRLQQRPGMLSGGQRQRVAIGRAIVREPKIFLFDEPLSNLDAALRADMRIELTNLHRTLKATMIYVTHDQVEAMTMADRIVVLNAGEISQVGAPLELYHKPANLFVAGFIGNPKMNFLKVTCKSVSADGVTVEYEGQTITVPVEPRAGLEGTQLTLGIRPEHTGLETADLNIKVAPSVIERLGVNTIAYGVAPTGENYCALLSGSAPVVVDETIVTGIKASDCHLFDESGTSLERRVDLSVLKLIQ, encoded by the coding sequence TTGGGTCAGCTTTATCTCAACAACGTCCGCAAGAACTATGGACATTTCGAAGTCATCAAGGGCGTTCAGCTCGACATCAGGGATGGCGAGTTCGTCGTTTTTGTCGGTCCCTCGGGATGCGGTAAATCCACATTGCTGCGCATGATCGCCGGCCTTGAGGATATTTCCGCCGGCGACATCGTCATCAACGGCGTGAAGGTCAATGACTTGCCGCCGGTTAGACGCGGCATCGCCATGGTGTTCCAGTCCTATGCGCTCTATCCGCATATGACGGTTTTTGAAAACATCGCTTTTCCCCTCCGCGTCGAAAAGATGGAAGAGGGCAAGATCAAGGAAAAGGTCGAGGCCGTCGCCAAGATCCTGCAACTCGACCAGCGCCTGCAGCAGCGTCCCGGCATGTTGTCCGGCGGCCAGCGCCAGCGTGTAGCGATCGGCCGCGCCATCGTTCGCGAGCCGAAGATATTCCTGTTCGACGAGCCGCTTTCCAACCTTGACGCCGCACTTCGCGCCGACATGCGTATCGAGCTCACCAATCTGCATCGGACGCTGAAGGCGACGATGATCTACGTGACGCATGACCAGGTGGAAGCCATGACCATGGCCGACCGCATCGTGGTGCTGAATGCGGGCGAAATCTCCCAGGTCGGCGCGCCGCTGGAACTTTACCACAAGCCCGCAAACCTGTTCGTCGCCGGTTTCATCGGCAATCCGAAAATGAATTTCCTGAAGGTCACCTGCAAATCCGTCAGCGCCGATGGTGTGACCGTGGAGTATGAGGGCCAGACAATCACCGTGCCGGTGGAGCCGCGCGCCGGTCTTGAAGGCACGCAACTGACGCTCGGCATTCGCCCGGAACACACCGGTCTCGAAACGGCCGACCTGAATATCAAGGTCGCGCCCAGCGTTATCGAGCGGCTGGGTGTGAATACGATCGCTTATGGCGTCGCGCCCACGGGTGAAAATTATTGCGCGCTTCTTTCCGGTTCTGCGCCTGTTGTCGTCGATGAAACCATCGTCACCGGTATCAAGGCGTCGGATTGCCATCTGTTTGATGAAAGCGGCACATCGCTCGAACGGCGTGTCGATCTTTCTGTCCTCAAACTGATACAATAA
- a CDS encoding M81 family metallopeptidase, whose amino-acid sequence MRIAVGGIHTECSTYSPVLMRQEDFRVFRGAELLEAEYFNFLGEGGAEVLPLLHARAVPGGPVSRAAYDAFKQEFLERLKACLPLDGLYLAMHGAMNVEGMDDAEGDWISSARAVVGPDVIISASYDLHGNVSQSIIDQLDIFAGYRTAPHIDVRETMVRAWTMLIKALKTGEKPGVAWAKIPVLLPGEKTSTEDEPAKSLYALLPDYDARPGIWDANFMIGYVWADEPRATACAVVTGTDREAAQAVASEIAQSYWNARQDFRFGPVTEPLEVIMDIAEKTTTGPIILADSGDNPTGGGVGDRADVLAALIARNWQGALIGGITDRPAVEACFAAGEGAALSLKIGGSLDPESPSITVEAKVLKLDDPGASDQRQAVVVIDGITVILAARRRPYHMIADFTRLGFDPKAVRLLVVKSGYLSPELAPIANPNLMALTEGVINQDIENLPNRRRDGDFYPWKPHFNYIPKPILSARWR is encoded by the coding sequence ATGCGTATTGCCGTTGGTGGAATTCATACCGAATGCAGCACCTATTCGCCGGTGCTGATGCGTCAGGAAGATTTTCGCGTCTTTCGCGGCGCGGAGTTGCTGGAAGCAGAGTATTTCAATTTCCTCGGCGAAGGTGGAGCGGAAGTGTTGCCGCTTCTGCATGCGCGGGCGGTGCCGGGTGGCCCGGTGTCGCGCGCGGCCTATGATGCGTTCAAGCAGGAATTCTTGGAGCGTCTCAAGGCTTGCCTGCCGCTCGACGGGCTTTATCTCGCCATGCATGGCGCGATGAATGTCGAGGGAATGGACGATGCGGAAGGGGACTGGATTTCCAGCGCCCGCGCCGTAGTCGGACCGGATGTGATCATTTCCGCCAGCTACGACCTGCACGGCAATGTCAGCCAGTCGATCATCGACCAATTGGATATTTTCGCCGGCTACCGAACTGCGCCGCATATCGATGTGCGCGAGACGATGGTGCGGGCGTGGACGATGCTCATCAAGGCTCTGAAAACTGGCGAGAAGCCCGGTGTGGCATGGGCGAAAATCCCCGTTCTCCTGCCGGGTGAAAAAACCTCCACGGAAGATGAACCGGCCAAAAGCCTCTATGCCCTCTTGCCGGACTACGACGCGCGGCCCGGCATTTGGGATGCGAATTTCATGATCGGCTACGTCTGGGCCGATGAACCAAGGGCGACGGCCTGCGCTGTCGTGACCGGGACGGACAGAGAGGCCGCGCAGGCGGTCGCCTCGGAGATTGCGCAATCCTACTGGAATGCCCGACAGGATTTCCGTTTCGGTCCCGTGACCGAACCGCTCGAGGTCATCATGGATATTGCGGAAAAAACAACAACCGGGCCGATCATTCTGGCGGATTCCGGCGACAATCCGACCGGCGGCGGGGTGGGCGATCGCGCCGATGTTCTGGCGGCGTTGATTGCGCGCAATTGGCAGGGCGCGTTGATCGGCGGCATCACCGACAGGCCGGCGGTCGAGGCCTGTTTTGCGGCGGGCGAGGGCGCGGCGCTTTCCCTGAAGATCGGCGGCAGTCTCGATCCCGAAAGCCCTTCCATCACTGTCGAAGCCAAGGTCCTGAAACTGGACGATCCAGGTGCTTCCGATCAGCGGCAGGCGGTAGTCGTCATCGATGGCATTACCGTCATTCTGGCCGCAAGGCGCAGGCCCTATCACATGATCGCGGATTTCACCCGTCTGGGCTTCGATCCGAAGGCGGTAAGGCTGCTCGTCGTCAAGTCAGGTTATCTTTCGCCGGAGCTTGCGCCCATCGCCAATCCCAATCTCATGGCGTTGACGGAGGGGGTTATCAATCAGGATATCGAAAACCTCCCCAATCGCCGCCGGGATGGCGATTTTTACCCATGGAAACCGCATTTCAACTATATCCCGAAACCCATCCTTTCGGCCCGCTGGCGATGA
- a CDS encoding extracellular solute-binding protein, which yields MALKHYGLALCAFAFAGSTALGTVAAHAADKEISWIYCGDKMDPIHEKYIKEWEGKNAGWKVVPEVVGWAQCQDKATTLAAAGTPVAMAYVGSRTLKQFAQNDLIVPVPMTEDEKKTYYPNIVDTVTFEDTQWGVPVAFSTKALYWNKDLFKQAGLDPEVPPKTWAEEIAFAKQIKEKTGVAGYGLPAKTFDNTMHQFMHWVYTNNGKVIDGDKITVDSPQVLAALKAYKDITPYSVEGPTAYEQNEIRAIFLDGKVGMIQAGSGAATRLQETKINWGIATLPLGPEAKGPGTLLITDSLAIFKGTGVEEKATEFAKFITSPGPQGEYELQGGAGLTPLRPSPKVDEFIAKDPFWKPLIDGIAYGGPEPLFTDYKGFQDTMIEMVQSVVTGKATPEDAAKKASAALEQYK from the coding sequence ATGGCACTGAAACATTACGGATTGGCGCTTTGCGCCTTCGCATTTGCCGGTTCCACTGCCCTTGGCACGGTGGCGGCACACGCCGCCGACAAGGAGATCAGCTGGATCTATTGCGGCGACAAGATGGACCCCATCCATGAAAAATACATCAAGGAATGGGAAGGCAAGAATGCCGGCTGGAAGGTCGTTCCTGAAGTCGTCGGCTGGGCGCAGTGCCAGGACAAGGCAACCACGCTCGCAGCCGCCGGCACTCCGGTCGCCATGGCCTATGTCGGTTCGCGCACACTGAAGCAGTTCGCACAGAACGACCTCATCGTTCCTGTGCCGATGACCGAAGACGAAAAGAAGACCTATTACCCTAACATCGTCGACACGGTTACCTTCGAGGATACGCAGTGGGGCGTGCCTGTCGCCTTCTCGACCAAGGCGCTCTATTGGAACAAGGACCTCTTCAAGCAGGCCGGTCTCGATCCGGAAGTGCCGCCGAAGACCTGGGCTGAAGAGATCGCCTTTGCCAAGCAGATCAAGGAAAAGACCGGCGTCGCCGGTTATGGTCTGCCCGCCAAGACCTTCGACAACACCATGCACCAGTTCATGCACTGGGTTTACACCAATAACGGCAAGGTCATCGACGGCGACAAGATCACCGTCGACAGCCCGCAGGTTCTTGCAGCTCTGAAGGCCTACAAGGACATCACGCCTTACTCCGTCGAAGGTCCGACGGCCTACGAGCAGAACGAAATCCGCGCCATCTTCCTCGATGGCAAGGTTGGCATGATCCAGGCGGGATCGGGTGCCGCAACTCGCCTGCAGGAAACCAAGATCAACTGGGGTATCGCAACCCTGCCGCTCGGCCCTGAAGCCAAGGGTCCCGGCACGCTGCTCATCACCGACAGCCTCGCGATCTTCAAGGGAACCGGTGTCGAAGAAAAGGCGACCGAATTCGCCAAGTTCATCACCTCTCCCGGCCCGCAGGGCGAATACGAACTGCAGGGCGGCGCTGGCCTTACCCCGCTTCGTCCGTCGCCGAAGGTTGATGAGTTCATCGCCAAGGACCCCTTCTGGAAGCCGCTGATCGACGGTATCGCCTATGGCGGTCCCGAGCCGCTCTTCACTGACTACAAGGGCTTCCAGGACACGATGATTGAGATGGTGCAGTCTGTCGTTACCGGCAAGGCGACACCGGAAGATGCCGCAAAGAAGGCCTCTGCCGCTCTCGAGCAGTACAAGTAA
- a CDS encoding MurR/RpiR family transcriptional regulator, whose translation MDIFAKIQDDRGQFSQSERRIADILVSDFEFAVNASIIELAARAEVSPPTVTRFCRRLGCQSFSDFKVSLAKTAYVGIRYLTSEPTSTGPSDVAEEVLAKAQEALFLLHKTLDPALADEAAVRIANSGMIYAFGAGGNSSMIASEIQNRLFRLGLRVSTSADHSMQLMMTAAARKEDVIIGSSFSGRNMELVKCFRLAREMGVTTIALTQSDTPVALAADMVVAVNVPEGNNIFRPTSSRYAYLAAVDVLATLAAYHHRQRSMVTLRHIKQQLVEHRDPDDRQLLGD comes from the coding sequence ATGGATATTTTCGCAAAGATTCAAGACGACAGGGGACAGTTCTCGCAATCGGAGCGGCGGATCGCCGATATCCTGGTTTCGGACTTCGAGTTTGCGGTCAATGCATCGATCATCGAGCTTGCCGCCCGCGCCGAGGTTTCCCCGCCAACCGTGACGCGGTTCTGCCGCCGTCTGGGTTGCCAGAGCTTTTCGGATTTCAAGGTCAGCCTTGCCAAGACCGCTTATGTCGGCATCCGCTACCTCACCTCGGAACCGACAAGCACGGGCCCCTCGGACGTCGCCGAGGAAGTGCTTGCCAAGGCGCAGGAGGCGCTTTTCCTGCTGCACAAGACGCTCGATCCCGCCCTCGCCGACGAAGCGGCCGTCCGGATTGCCAATAGCGGCATGATCTACGCGTTTGGAGCCGGTGGTAATTCCTCGATGATCGCATCGGAAATCCAGAACCGGCTGTTTCGCCTTGGCCTGCGCGTTTCGACCAGCGCCGATCACAGCATGCAATTGATGATGACTGCCGCTGCGCGGAAGGAAGACGTTATCATCGGATCCTCCTTTTCCGGCCGCAACATGGAATTGGTGAAGTGCTTCAGGCTGGCGCGGGAAATGGGGGTTACCACCATCGCGCTGACCCAGAGCGATACGCCCGTCGCCTTGGCCGCCGATATGGTGGTGGCCGTCAACGTGCCTGAGGGAAACAATATCTTCCGCCCAACATCATCGCGTTATGCCTATCTGGCGGCGGTTGATGTTCTGGCGACGCTAGCTGCCTATCACCACCGGCAGCGGTCGATGGTGACCCTGCGGCACATCAAGCAGCAGCTTGTGGAGCATCGTGATCCGGACGACCGGCAATTGCTGGGTGACTAG